aaaatttaaaagaaggagaagaaaatgaaattgctTTGTGTTTCTGAAATAttcactattttaaaaatatttttttcatttcgccATTAATAGTTGGAATTGGTGATAGGTGCAactaattttgttgaattttcaCACATACCGATGAATCGCACGAAGTCTATATCATTATCTACAGGGTGATAGTCAATTCGgatataaatatgtatgcaaAAAGGCTAGCTATTATACTTGGAATTGGACACTTATATACAAATGAAAAGCGAATATATGCGGCCATTAATTGGCTTGCAAAACACCCAATCAATTGGAATGAGGGATTCACGAGtcacattatttaatttatcgaGTTAGAgaaacaattattaatcaatcaattggAATTGTTGAAATGTGAAACAATTATGTACATACATTTAGCGATGATAATTTAGACAAGATACGTCATGAACATTACGATTTTATAAATCAGGGTcaatttttattggatttgTGTTTTATTGAGTTGGCCCATCAAGATTTTGAGTTGGGATTGAATAACCTATTAAAAAGTaagattattatttaaattatttttattcttctattttagtttcattCTCTAAATGtctgtaaattaattttaatttgtgtgaaATAGGTTATCAAGTCGGTAATGAATACGTGTCATTGTGTCATGTACGAGTTTAAATGTAGTAGATTGGGCTCGTGTTCAGGTTAAAAATATCTTAacatatcaaatttatattaaattttactctctccttcTCAGTAAGATATGACTCTTTTCTTCTTTGAATGTGTTTTgggaaaatgataataaataaataaagtaaagagaaagtaaagtaagagaaagaataatatagaggaaagtctcttctatattattctctattttactttaatttctctctactttagctatttattactcccccGTCTACGAAAAATAGGGCACTTTGTGAataacacgagttttaatgtagaattgataagtaagagagaagagaaaaaaagtaaaagagaagtagtgttagtgaaatgtggggtccatattattagtaatagagagaagaaaaaaaaagtaagagagaaattgttgaaaatttcctttttttgaatgtgtcctatttttcatggacaataaaaaaatgacaaatgtaccctatttttgtggacgaatagagtattatttttatcaagcgaaaaaaaaaaattatcttaacAGATAGAAGGAGTATTAGATACAATATCATTATCAGACTGATCCAATAAAGACTCAAACTGCACAATTTGTCACccctttaatttattaacgAATCAATATTGGTAAATGGCGACAAATTGCCGAATATTAGCGTGAAATCTAAGCGCCAAAATCGTTGTCAACGTTATCGAAGGAATCTTGAGCCATAATTAAACGCCTAGTTAATGGCGATGTTGAAGACATAAATTTGCATTGCAAAACTATTGTTAGTAGTCAtaataaacttattatataaataacgGCGTTTCAAAACATTCATTCGAATGCTGGTCACTTTGTCCCTGAATACTACCAACATTTGGttcagcacgagttttaatttatgacTGGaatagtaagagagagatagaaataaaaatttaaaatattattagtggagaatgagttcTACCTCGTTAGAgataaattagaaagttcatataTACTTTTCAGACACGGATGAagtaactaatttttttcttttataagtGTAGATTTTCATGAATCTGTATGTAgatattattatcatataGTATATACATAGTTGGAGAggaatgatatgctacatTACTTATGTAGCCTCCTTATGTGAGCACCACTCTTGTTTGACACAAATTTAGCATTGTTCGTTTTGATTaatctatttagtttgattctatacattaaaaaatggtattacaatttttaatttcacaaaattcataaaaatcaaagcttgatttaatattttattcatttatttgaaatcataGAGTAAACGAGCAAATCgatctttgatttttatgaattttgtgaaattaaagattgtaataacattttttaatgtattagagtCAAACTAAATAGATGAATCAAAACTAACAACGTTATATGTGTGTTAAACGAGAGTGATGCTCACGTAAGGAGCCTACATAAGGTATGTACTTCGTAGCATATAATTCCTCCATAGTTTGATTAatgtatatatgaatatagtactccctttgtccgcGAAAAAATATCTCATGTTGGCCATTCGAGGTGTCcgcaatttaaaatattatttaccttttttcattCTTAGTAAGTGGACTCATCTAAAATCATCGCACTCATTTCACCGTGTAAAAGTTGAgtttatattccactaactcatttccctttttttttcaacaaaatcaaacaatttttaaaattttgtgtcgAGTTAAAATAAGACTATAAATGGCGGACGGAGTACCTATTGAAACTTTAAACGTGcatatacatttatataaatcattagattaatatatactactatatgaaTATTGAATAGTGACAAAAACTATAACTAAattctaattataattaaagactaaaactcaattattaaatcaaaaatGAAAGCATGAGATTAGAAATAAGATCATTTTTGGCTATCAATTAAGTTATTTTAAAACCGTTCATACAAAGTGTACATGAACCaaattagtataaatattattaccaattttttcaaaaaaaaccTCATATTCAAACATTCATAATTGGGCCCTTACACctttatgatatttaaaaatatgggACCATTTCAGGCTAAGAAAACAGAGCCAATAAATTAgcatcttttatttatttctttattcatTACGCCCATACAtctcaccaaattacaaacaaATACTAGGACCaataattggataaaaaaagGTAACATAAAACCTTAAATATCCCTTTCTTTTACCCAACTTTCCCATGCACTCCCATATTAACTACACACACAAATAGTACTCCCATATAAactatacacacacacacaaatagTACTCCCATATAAACTATACACACAAATAACACTAGTATATATCTAAACTTCAAGAGCAGCATTGTAGATGACCTCAAAGGCATGTTCAATACAtgacttcattttattttggtcaATAAATCCCTTCTCCGTAGTCACTATAATCCTCAATTTCCCCACATAACTTATCACTGTTATAGTTACGCTCTgcaatcaattaaataaacacATTATTATAATCGTAAATTACAAATACTTCTACATATTTACTACTTCTATACCTTGTAAATGAGACAATTCTTTTcggtaatttttaattaattaaataaagaaaaaaatgaagtagagtatgagaaataataaaacaagagagactaaaagtactatttttacaaaaagaaattacTCATTTATCTTGGTATGTTCCGAAAAAAATCACTAAACAAGGAACAGAAGATGAATAGTGAGGTGATCACCTGAGGTGAGCCCGTGAATATGAAGTAGAGTCCTTTGCAAGGCTGATTGGCAAAAGAAATCTGTTCGACAGGTCCAATCATATTTGAGATTGCCAAGCTTGTGTTTTTTAATGTTGCATGGATGTGTCGACCGGCTGCCTGTTGCGCGAATACGAAATGGTTATTttagcattaattaattagttactaCTCCACCCAAAAAGGATAGGAGCATTTTACATGTTCACTCGAGAAATAAAGTGAACCACTCTTAATTATCAATTAGCAACTGAATTATAAATAGCTACTCCCTCAGTCCACGATTAGTAGTCTCGTTTATGAgcggcacgaattttaagaaatattaataaaagtgagtggaaaaaagttagggGAATAGtagtcccacttgtatatattactccctccgtcccactttaggagtcccggttgagttcgacACGGGTTTGAAGAAATGTAAAgcaaagttggtgaaaaaagataatggaaagtgggtcctactttttatattagttttataataacatatgagtagaaaaaagttagtggaatgtggggcctaataccatttacGGAATAttctaaccgggactcctaaagtgggacagagggagtagttttaaaGGAAATGTGattggaatgagttagtggaaggtgagaccctattaccatttatagtaaaagtgaaccgtgACTTCTATTtgcggacggaccaaaatgaaaaaatgggactcttattcgtagacggagggagtattaactaATTAGTTATTGCCTAATAATCTTAGTAACATCATAATTACCACAGAATTTGTCTTGACCTAAGCATGATACCAATCAAACTGTTACCTCCTCAACTCAAACCGATCAATTACAACTTCGAAGTTGTAAACAAAGCACATCACATCAAATGAAGATATATATTCAAATGTGATTAGTTCATACCTCGTGACCCCTGACCATTTGGATAAAACTAAGAAGCTGCCCAGTTAGGTAAACCGCGGCGGAGTTCCTCTGTCTCTTGATCACCCGATGAGCTTTCTTAACGAAATCGAGCGGATTTAGAAGCTCTGATTGAGTCAATTTAGGCAAAGGAACGTGCAAGAACGTGAACTGGTTGCCCCATGGCATGTCCGAATTAGGTTTGATCATCTCATCGACTGATTTATACCCTCTAGTAGCCCTAGTGTTGAGCAAAACTAGGGCTGTTGTCTTTGATTTGCACGATTCTTCATCTCCTTTTTGCATGTACATTCGACTTCCCAATGCTATTATACCGGTTATGACGTCATTAATGGTCTGTCAATGTTTACAAAAATCAAGATATGGACATTAGGTTAAtgtatgaataaattaaagacagataaagatattttaataaaggGTGTTTATGTCAGTACTGATTTTGAAATATGGTTGAAGTTGGGATGTgcttgattatttaattagaaaaacaaAGACTTGTGAGAGAATTTTGATTAAAGATGGGTTGGAAAGTAGATATGTAGTGTATAGGAAGGAATTAAGAGATTTGGTAGTTGGGCTATGAAGAAGTTGGTAAGATAGGTCTCTTTTAAATAGGTAGGTGtgtataacaaataaatatgattaccTTCTTATGTCTCTATGGGAAAATATTGTTTAGAGAAAAGGCTAATTAATGGCATTTATGTAAATAGCTACGTAGACACACAATACTTAATTTATGTAGCCTCATATCATATAGTATGATGTAATCGaatacaaactctaaatattatacaaactccaCATTATGATTTATACcgttaaaaaatgtcaacagactACAAAATAGCAGCAACAGAAAATATCAGCACAGTGTCAACAGTTGGCACTGGGTTGACATTGTGtttatattgtgttgacattgtattgacatcaaaatcttgaaattttacatgtatTGACGTTGTGTTAACGTTGTGTTGAAAATtatggagtttgtacaatatataagtttgcattttatcactacccgagaagagtatatatatagaaatcttctttgaaaattgaaacatacTACTGCCTCCGTCCCACTAAAGATgaccaattttcctttttggtttgtcccatccaagatgactcatttctataaatggaaacatctttatctctactttattccctctctcttattttaccctCTCCACTTAGCACACAACATAAAACTGCATAAAACTCTGTGCTGCCCAAGGAATGGTTCATCTTCCTTagaatagagagagtattaattagcTAGTTATTTCCCAAAATAATGTTGGAGTTCttgcttcttcttttttagaatatatatatagtggcAAATGACGattaaacaagaaataaattgaCACATTTATATGAGTTGGGACACCAATTCAAATTGTAACATAAGCcaataaatccaaattaaagATAGGGATATATGTAGGGTTCTTGAGATTATTACCACATTGAGCTTGGTCTTGATTTGCCCGAGCTGAGCAATCGAAAACGTCGTTGTCGTCATCACGATCGGCCGAAATTCCACACCATCCATGCCCGATCTAATCGGTGATTTATCGTCCTTCATCAAGGTGCTCTTGAAGAGGCTCCACCCGAAGTCGTAAGCCGTGTGACCAAGTCCGGTGAAAAACCTAGGAATCCGTCGCAACCAGACCTTGCGGGTTCCAGGACCCGTTCTCGACTGCCTAGACGGGAACGTAAGCGGCACCGAAGGGTCATCAACGCGTTGGAGGCACGAGAGGAGGGCTCCCATCAAGGAGTAGCCATCGCCCAACGAGTGATGGAGCTTGAAAATGTAATTGCCAGCTGCATTCTTTGTAGGATATCTGAGTATGTGAATTTCCCACAACGGTCGATGATTTGGTAGTTGCTCCATTGCTATTTTGGACATGTAGTCGTTGAAACATTCATCGTAGTAGTCCACCGACATTTCACTAGGGAAAGTGGGCACAATGAGGTGGTCTTCAACGTTCACCTCTACCCTTTTCCATTTCCTCACCCCTTTTTTGTTGGTAACCTAATCAAACCATGAAAATGACGAGCAATgcaacaatataaaaaaaagttcagAATATAAACAACGACATGAgagtaatgaaattaatgtataCACATAGAGGAAAAACTACGGACATgcactagaaaaaaaaagtaaacgaGAATACTCTTCCTAGCGTTATCCGTCAACCTCTACCATCAGAGAGGAATATTTTACGGTCTATACAATCTACTCGAGAAATTAATGTAAGGATATGCATACCATAATCGAGGAGAAACGTGGGTTTATAGGCAAGAAAAGATCGGTGACAAGAGACATGTTATCATCAACATTTATAGGATCTTCAGTTTCCAAAACACCCAAAATTGTGAGTGATAACGCAGAGCTACTCAAGTATTGTGCACTTGGACTCATAGGCTCCAAAACTTCTTCTTCACCCTCCATAATCTtcaactctctctccctcacacacacactaaagATTGATAATGTATGTTAAGCAATCTAATTAAGTATGGTATGATAAGTGTAGCATATTAACTTGAATGGTTGAGatgatgatatatatatagagaacactaattaatttatatggtaaaaaaattctatgccctattatagtactccatccgtcccatcgaagattatccatttttttttagtctgtcccattcaagatgatcattattaaaaaaggaatttttttttatctctactttatttcatctctcctacttaCTCTTTCCTTTCCAcctaatatacaaaattaaactacATAAAAATCTCGTGCCACCCAAGGAAGAGGCATCTTCCTTGggtcggagggagtactacgtTGGTAATTTTGAGTGGTTGTGCAAACGTTGCATCAAATGATGTCATTTGTGAGCATGTTGCTACATTTATTTACACCTTATGAATTACTACTACAAGTTAGAtctataggtttgtgttaaaatgacaacccctcttaaaataacaccgtGACATcgcttatacaacaatattacaaacactacacagcaatctatagattgctgtatattgtgtcggatattgctggacaagaaatATTGCTGGATAAAGACCAGCAAATTGCTGACCGtctttttttcagattttttttttgccacgtgacagcttattattcgtccacgtgtacaaatgattggctaggaatgatggtatggtgttattttaaggggtggtggcaccctaacatgtcCCTAGATCTATATATTCTTCACCATGacgttataaattaatatatatagctgataattaatattataataatgttatactccatatatatatatggttgcATTATACACATATACTGCATTATTAATTCAGTTCAGGAAACTCGAAAATAAGGATTAAAATAAGGAAATTTGTGCtgatttgtttttcaaaaataatttaaattcacaCATAGTTCATAATGTAGGAGACTGAGCATTacattacataaatataatatcctATGTAATTTCATTGCAATGAATTAATACgtttagtataataaaaatattcatgtGAGGAAATTTTGTGAGAACTTATACGTTCATACTTCATACAACGCGAAGTTAGTTTATTGCTcaatagtactactatcattTACTCCAATATCCACAATGGTCGGACCACTAGTCCGCCCACCACATCAGCAATTCTTAGTCCAGCCCTTTCTTCTGCAGTGGTCCGACCAAAAGTTCGAGCGAGGCACTCGTCCAACTGATCGTCCGTCGACCTGGATGAGCGCTCGGACGAGGCCAAATTCAATTTCGTTAACCCCttaataatttaaactaaACAATTTGTTTCTTGTACAAAAATGGTGGAGTTTTAAATTTGCCTAGATATTCTAAATATCTtcaaacaattatttattcataggTTTTCTTATACTACCTCTATTCCATTATAGGTGAGGTGTATTTCCTTTTAGGCCGTCCCAATATAAGTgagatattttctttctttttttaaaaaaataagcaaTACCGTATATATATCTCTTCTGCTATATCATCTCTCATgctttttatctctacttttctttTACTCCTAAAAACCTATGCCAAAAAAAATGCCTCACATGAAATGAGGCGACGGAGTATTTAATAGAGATAATTTTAGTTGGGTTGTGTACGATAATGACTTTTCATGCCGTCTCCATCTTGTAATATTGCAAGATAAAGTATAATGGAAACTTACGTGTTATATGTaggggtgtgcattcgggtttcggtttGATTTTTCGCCCAAACTgaaccgaacccgaaaaatcgaatttaggctaaaattgaaaccgaaaaaccgaaaaccgaacttaaaaaaccgaaccaaaccgaaaaaaccaaaatttcaaaacaaaaccgaaaaaccgaataaaatagtatattttaatatatctaatttattttattttatatatactaatagaatataaatatatataatataaaattaatataatatatataatatttattatgtaaaaatatattagaagaatatatattatatatatgatataatatactaaattaataggataaaaatatataataatatatttaaaatataattcggtttttcggttttttttttttttcgcccaa
The nucleotide sequence above comes from Salvia hispanica cultivar TCC Black 2014 chromosome 5, UniMelb_Shisp_WGS_1.0, whole genome shotgun sequence. Encoded proteins:
- the LOC125188542 gene encoding wax ester synthase/diacylglycerol acyltransferase 4-like, giving the protein MEGEEEVLEPMSPSAQYLSSSALSLTILGVLETEDPINVDDNMSLVTDLFLPINPRFSSIMVTNKKGVRKWKRVEVNVEDHLIVPTFPSEMSVDYYDECFNDYMSKIAMEQLPNHRPLWEIHILRYPTKNAAGNYIFKLHHSLGDGYSLMGALLSCLQRVDDPSVPLTFPSRQSRTGPGTRKVWLRRIPRFFTGLGHTAYDFGWSLFKSTLMKDDKSPIRSGMDGVEFRPIVMTTTTFSIAQLGQIKTKLNVTINDVITGIIALGSRMYMQKGDEESCKSKTTALVLLNTRATRGYKSVDEMIKPNSDMPWGNQFTFLHVPLPKLTQSELLNPLDFVKKAHRVIKRQRNSAAVYLTGQLLSFIQMVRGHEAAGRHIHATLKNTSLAISNMIGPVEQISFANQPCKGLYFIFTGSPQSVTITVISYVGKLRIIVTTEKGFIDQNKMKSCIEHAFEVIYNAALEV